A stretch of Amycolatopsis balhimycina FH 1894 DNA encodes these proteins:
- a CDS encoding BTAD domain-containing putative transcriptional regulator: MTSRPFRQTADPIVGAAIGSRLFPFSGKPDGGRVVDFRLLGVVEAWSRHERIDLGPPKQRFLLAVLALKINQPISVDRLVDLTWPISPPPTAQHAIHVRISKLRATIAKRNRDGRAIEILTKGSAYVLQADPMCVDAHRFRALVADARAGKNDTDKMSLYRRALELWRGPPLADVASEIADQLCAGLEETRLIALEECLDAELRLGRHRIVIDELTELVAQYPYRQQLLAQLMLALHRSGRGPEALHAYKTARLRMIEELGLEPDMALRRLEHAILLGDPCLDLAGPGPRVPAPRLPAQVEAAIEVDQLTRRFGEVTALDQVSFAVAPGEIVGVLGAPGAGKTTLIRVLGTLLAPTGGSFAIAGVPSHRGAEIRALIGLLPAPADQPGHLTGVETLASCARFSGLGRTEAWRLAGRLLAEVGLVDVAGSRISAYDRELRCRLGLATALVREPSVLLLDEPTSGLNPLAANRLLDLIQQAATWRGATVLFTTWEPAEVAYVRARQLILDRGVAQRCEPRDGVTLARVSSHGCC; this comes from the coding sequence GTGACGAGCCGGCCATTCCGGCAAACGGCTGACCCTATTGTTGGGGCCGCAATCGGCAGTAGACTGTTCCCATTCAGCGGCAAGCCGGATGGGGGACGCGTCGTGGATTTTCGTCTACTGGGCGTCGTAGAAGCGTGGTCGCGGCATGAACGAATTGACCTCGGCCCGCCCAAGCAACGTTTCTTACTGGCCGTCCTCGCGTTAAAAATAAACCAACCGATTTCGGTTGACCGGCTCGTCGATCTCACCTGGCCGATCTCCCCGCCGCCTACCGCTCAGCATGCCATTCATGTCCGAATATCAAAATTGCGTGCCACGATCGCCAAGCGAAATCGCGACGGGCGCGCCATCGAGATTCTCACCAAGGGGTCGGCCTATGTGTTGCAGGCCGACCCGATGTGCGTCGACGCGCACCGGTTCCGCGCACTCGTCGCCGACGCGAGGGCGGGAAAGAACGACACCGACAAGATGTCGCTGTACCGGCGGGCACTCGAGTTGTGGCGGGGGCCGCCGCTGGCCGACGTCGCCTCGGAGATCGCCGACCAGCTCTGCGCCGGCCTCGAGGAGACCCGGCTGATCGCACTGGAGGAATGCCTCGACGCGGAGCTGCGTCTCGGCAGGCACCGGATCGTCATCGACGAGCTCACTGAACTGGTGGCGCAGTACCCGTACCGGCAGCAGCTGCTGGCGCAGCTGATGCTTGCACTGCACCGGTCGGGCCGGGGGCCCGAGGCGTTGCATGCCTACAAAACCGCCCGGTTGCGGATGATCGAGGAGCTCGGCCTGGAGCCTGACATGGCGCTGCGTCGGCTCGAGCACGCCATCCTCCTGGGTGATCCATGTCTGGACCTCGCCGGGCCAGGGCCGCGAGTGCCCGCTCCCCGGCTGCCTGCTCAGGTGGAGGCGGCCATCGAGGTCGACCAGCTGACCCGGCGTTTCGGCGAGGTGACCGCGCTCGACCAGGTCAGCTTCGCGGTGGCGCCCGGTGAGATCGTCGGTGTGCTCGGCGCGCCCGGCGCCGGCAAGACCACCCTCATCCGGGTGCTGGGCACCCTGCTGGCGCCGACCGGCGGTTCGTTCGCGATCGCGGGCGTTCCCTCGCACCGGGGCGCCGAAATCCGCGCCCTGATCGGCCTGCTGCCTGCCCCGGCCGACCAGCCGGGGCACCTCACCGGCGTCGAGACGCTGGCCTCTTGCGCTCGGTTCTCCGGCCTCGGGAGGACGGAGGCGTGGCGGCTGGCCGGGCGGCTGCTCGCCGAGGTGGGCCTCGTGGATGTGGCGGGCAGCCGGATCTCGGCCTACGACCGGGAGCTGCGCTGCCGGCTGGGGCTGGCGACGGCGCTGGTGCGCGAGCCGAGCGTGCTGCTGCTGGACGAGCCCACCAGCGGGCTGAACCCCTTGGCGGCCAACCGGTTGCTCGACCTGATCCAGCAGGCCGCCACCTGGCGCGGGGCCACGGTCCTGTTCACCACCTGGGAGCCGGCCGAGGTGGCGTACGTCCGCGCCCGGCAGCTCATCCTGGACCGCGGTGTAGCGCAACGGTGCGAACCGCGGGATGGCGTGACGCTCGCGCGCGTATCCAGCCACGGTTGTTGTTGA
- a CDS encoding response regulator transcription factor codes for MPDAPPAARVLVVEDEHTVAAALAEGLRHDGFAVETAADGLVALDLGLNRRYDLIVLDLMLPGLAGLDLCTRWRAAGIGTPVLVLTARDGEQDQVRALTLGADDYLPKPFSYRVLLARLRALLRRTGPRGSTSLVAGDLVLDRAARTCRRGTAEIDLTPREFALLELLMSRPGRVVPKAFALEQVWDGALAAGETNVLEVYIGYLRRKVDLPFGRHAIGTVRGTGYRLDPDGG; via the coding sequence ATGCCCGATGCGCCCCCGGCCGCCCGTGTGCTCGTCGTCGAAGACGAGCACACGGTCGCGGCCGCCCTGGCCGAAGGACTGCGGCACGACGGTTTCGCCGTCGAGACGGCAGCCGACGGGCTCGTCGCGCTCGACCTCGGCCTCAACCGCCGGTACGACCTGATCGTGCTCGACCTGATGCTGCCCGGGCTCGCCGGGCTCGACCTGTGCACGCGGTGGCGCGCGGCCGGGATCGGCACCCCGGTGCTGGTACTGACCGCGCGCGACGGCGAGCAGGACCAGGTGCGGGCGCTGACCCTCGGCGCGGACGACTACCTGCCCAAGCCGTTCTCCTACCGCGTGCTGCTGGCGCGGCTGCGGGCGTTGCTCCGCCGAACCGGGCCGCGGGGCTCGACGAGCCTGGTCGCGGGCGACCTCGTCCTCGACCGGGCGGCACGCACGTGCCGCCGGGGCACGGCGGAGATCGACCTGACACCGCGCGAGTTCGCGCTGCTGGAACTGCTGATGTCGCGGCCGGGCCGGGTGGTGCCGAAGGCGTTCGCTCTGGAGCAGGTCTGGGACGGCGCGCTGGCCGCCGGCGAGACGAACGTGCTCGAGGTCTACATCGGCTACCTTCGGCGCAAGGTCGACCTGCCGTTCGGGCGGCACGCGATCGGCACCGTCCGCGGCACCGGTTACCGGCTCGATCCCGATGGCGGGTAA
- a CDS encoding ABC transporter ATP-binding protein has translation MEPVLAAERLTKRYGPRVAVDQLSFTAHAGEILGLLGPNGAGKTTTIRLLTTILEPTAGTFSVAGVPSTKPAEIRRRVGVLPESSGYPAQETGWEYLRYHARLFGIDARAAGERADRLLGEVGLAERARTRIASYSRGMRQRLGIARALVNEPVVLFLDEPTLGLDPAGQARILELVRDVARRSGAVVVLSTHTLHEVEQLCTQVLILHRGKVLMTGTPEEITRRAGTDRLADAFLVMTGEKVG, from the coding sequence ATGGAACCCGTGCTGGCCGCCGAGCGGCTCACGAAACGGTACGGTCCGCGCGTCGCCGTGGACCAGCTGAGCTTCACCGCGCACGCCGGCGAGATCCTCGGGCTGCTCGGCCCGAACGGCGCCGGGAAGACCACCACCATCCGGCTGCTGACGACCATCCTCGAACCCACCGCCGGCACCTTCTCCGTCGCCGGGGTGCCGTCGACGAAACCCGCCGAAATCCGCCGCCGCGTCGGGGTGCTGCCCGAGAGCTCGGGATACCCGGCCCAGGAAACCGGGTGGGAGTACCTCCGGTACCACGCACGGCTTTTCGGCATCGACGCCCGCGCCGCCGGGGAACGCGCCGACCGGCTGCTCGGCGAGGTCGGCCTCGCCGAGCGGGCGCGGACGCGGATCGCGTCCTACAGCCGCGGCATGCGCCAGCGGCTCGGGATCGCCCGCGCGCTGGTGAACGAGCCCGTCGTGCTGTTCCTCGATGAGCCGACCCTCGGCCTCGACCCCGCCGGGCAAGCCCGGATCCTCGAACTGGTCCGGGACGTCGCGCGGCGCAGCGGCGCCGTCGTCGTCCTCAGCACGCACACCCTGCACGAGGTGGAACAGCTGTGCACGCAGGTGCTGATCCTCCACCGGGGAAAGGTGCTGATGACCGGCACGCCCGAAGAAATCACGCGTCGGGCGGGTACCGACCGGCTCGCCGACGCGTTTCTCGTGATGACCGGGGAGAAGGTCGGATGA
- a CDS encoding efflux RND transporter permease subunit produces MMRWIVATSLRLRLLVVVGGAMLMFFGVLQIRTMPVDAFPEFAPPQVEVQTLCSGLSARDVEELVTVPMEKEMQGLPGLADLRSKSVTQLSSIVLIFNPDVDLMNARLLIQERLNSITPRLPRWANSPFMIQPLSATSRVMKIGLSQPDKSDAALVDTALQAYWTIRPRLMRVPGVANAAIWGDRWWVKNALVDPEKMKQHNVTMQQVMDAAGDAVDVGMLKFRKGFEIGTGGWVDSANQRLQVQHKLPDLSGQQLAEIPVDLHDLAHPVYLKDVARITDDIMPPSLLGGDAVIGDGLGIMMIIEKLPWANTLDVTQGVEQALKEFAPGMRGIKVDTEIFRPATFIESAVQNLSRALVIGFILVVLILIFFLFEWRVALISAISIPLSLVAAGLVLDAMGATINTMILAGLVISLGVLVDDAIIDVENIVRRIRQYRQEGSDRSTASIVLEASLEVRGPIVHATAIILVSTVPVFLLAGLTGSFFRPLILAYGLAILASLLVALTVIPALALILLRKAPIERRSSPLVRWLQRAYLVVLRRVVPRPAAAFATFGVFLIAGLVTAPFLGQDLFPAFKERDFLMHWITQPGTSRAEMVRITEQVSAELRAIPGVKTFGAHIGQGTLADEIVGMNAGENWISIDPNVDYDQTVAAVRDVVAGYPGLQTDVQTYLKERTEEVLSGASEPIVVRVFGDDLKVLREKGDQIKSLVAGIDGVIDARVTLQTTVPQVNIQENLEKATQYGIKPGDVRRSAAAFIASEEAGDIWRKGKNTEVHVWSEPVARNSVEAVRALLMDAPDGRKIPLGELADVKIIPADNQVLRENGSRRIDVGANIAKGHSLGAIADEVQRRLATVGLPTGYHAQLIGEYKEAQAAQDRLLLFSGIALIGILILLATAFGSWRLAVLVLLTLPMALMGGVLAAWLGGGVLSLGSLVGFFTVLGIAARNGILMINHFQHLEREEGETFGPALVLRGAQERLAPILMTSLAAALALVPLAIAGNLPGHEIEHPMAIVIIGGLVTSTLLNLFVTPSLYLRFGKRRRTGDEPAIPANG; encoded by the coding sequence ATGATGCGCTGGATCGTCGCCACGAGTTTGAGGCTCCGGCTGCTCGTGGTCGTCGGCGGGGCGATGCTGATGTTCTTCGGTGTCCTGCAGATTCGCACCATGCCCGTCGACGCCTTCCCCGAGTTCGCGCCCCCGCAGGTCGAGGTGCAGACGTTGTGCTCCGGCCTGTCCGCGCGCGATGTCGAGGAACTCGTCACGGTCCCGATGGAAAAGGAGATGCAAGGGCTCCCCGGCCTGGCCGACCTGCGGTCCAAGTCGGTTACCCAGCTCTCCTCCATCGTGCTGATCTTCAACCCCGACGTCGACCTGATGAACGCCCGGCTGCTGATCCAGGAACGGCTGAACTCGATCACCCCGAGGCTGCCGCGCTGGGCCAACTCCCCGTTCATGATCCAGCCGCTGTCGGCCACCAGCCGGGTGATGAAGATCGGGCTGTCCCAGCCGGACAAGTCCGACGCCGCACTGGTCGACACCGCGCTGCAGGCGTACTGGACGATCCGGCCACGCCTGATGCGCGTGCCCGGCGTGGCCAACGCGGCCATCTGGGGTGACCGCTGGTGGGTCAAGAACGCGTTGGTGGATCCGGAAAAGATGAAGCAGCACAACGTCACCATGCAGCAGGTGATGGATGCCGCCGGGGACGCGGTGGACGTCGGCATGCTCAAGTTCCGCAAAGGGTTCGAGATCGGCACCGGCGGGTGGGTGGACTCCGCGAACCAGCGGCTCCAGGTGCAGCACAAGCTGCCGGACCTGTCGGGTCAGCAGCTCGCCGAGATCCCGGTCGACCTGCACGATCTCGCGCACCCGGTCTACCTCAAGGACGTCGCCAGGATCACCGACGACATCATGCCTCCCTCGCTGCTCGGCGGGGACGCGGTGATCGGCGACGGCCTGGGCATCATGATGATCATCGAGAAGCTGCCGTGGGCCAACACCCTGGACGTGACCCAGGGCGTCGAGCAGGCGCTCAAGGAGTTCGCGCCGGGCATGCGGGGCATCAAGGTGGACACCGAGATCTTCCGGCCGGCCACCTTCATCGAAAGCGCCGTCCAGAACCTCAGCCGGGCTCTGGTGATCGGGTTCATCCTGGTCGTGCTGATCCTGATCTTCTTCCTGTTCGAGTGGCGGGTCGCGCTGATCAGCGCGATCAGCATCCCGCTCTCCCTGGTCGCCGCCGGGCTGGTGCTCGACGCGATGGGCGCCACGATCAACACGATGATCCTGGCCGGGTTGGTGATCTCGCTGGGGGTGCTGGTCGACGACGCGATCATCGACGTGGAGAACATCGTCCGGCGGATCCGCCAGTACCGCCAGGAGGGCAGCGACCGGTCGACCGCGTCGATCGTCTTGGAGGCGTCGCTGGAGGTGCGCGGCCCGATCGTGCACGCCACCGCGATCATCCTGGTTTCCACCGTCCCGGTGTTCCTGCTGGCCGGTCTCACCGGCTCGTTCTTCCGCCCGCTGATCCTCGCCTACGGCCTGGCGATCCTGGCCTCGCTCCTTGTCGCGCTGACCGTGATTCCCGCGCTGGCCCTGATCCTGCTGCGCAAGGCGCCGATCGAGCGGCGCTCGTCGCCGCTGGTGCGTTGGCTGCAGCGGGCGTACCTGGTGGTGCTGCGCCGGGTCGTGCCCCGGCCGGCCGCGGCCTTCGCCACCTTCGGCGTCTTCCTGATCGCCGGGCTGGTCACCGCCCCCTTCCTCGGCCAGGACCTGTTCCCGGCGTTCAAGGAACGGGACTTCCTGATGCACTGGATCACCCAGCCGGGCACCTCGCGGGCGGAAATGGTGCGCATCACCGAGCAGGTCAGCGCCGAGCTGCGGGCGATACCCGGGGTGAAGACCTTCGGCGCGCACATCGGGCAGGGCACGCTGGCCGACGAGATTGTGGGCATGAACGCCGGCGAGAACTGGATCAGCATCGACCCGAACGTGGACTACGACCAGACGGTGGCCGCGGTGAGGGACGTGGTGGCGGGCTACCCGGGCCTGCAGACCGATGTGCAGACCTATCTCAAGGAGCGCACCGAGGAGGTGCTCTCCGGCGCCAGCGAGCCCATCGTGGTGCGGGTCTTCGGTGACGACCTCAAGGTGCTGCGGGAGAAGGGCGACCAGATCAAGAGCCTGGTGGCCGGGATCGACGGTGTGATCGACGCGCGGGTGACGCTGCAGACCACCGTTCCGCAGGTGAACATCCAGGAGAACCTGGAGAAGGCCACCCAGTACGGCATCAAGCCCGGTGACGTGCGGCGCAGCGCGGCCGCCTTCATCGCCAGTGAGGAAGCCGGTGACATCTGGCGCAAGGGCAAGAACACCGAGGTGCACGTCTGGAGCGAGCCGGTGGCCCGCAACAGCGTCGAGGCGGTGCGCGCGCTGTTGATGGACGCCCCCGACGGGCGGAAGATCCCCCTCGGCGAGCTGGCCGATGTCAAGATCATCCCCGCGGACAACCAGGTGCTGCGGGAAAACGGCTCGCGGCGCATCGACGTGGGCGCCAACATCGCCAAGGGGCATTCCCTGGGAGCCATCGCCGACGAGGTGCAGCGCCGCCTGGCCACGGTCGGCTTGCCGACCGGGTACCACGCCCAGCTGATCGGCGAGTACAAGGAGGCGCAGGCCGCGCAGGATCGGCTGCTCCTGTTCTCCGGCATCGCGCTGATCGGCATCCTGATTCTGCTGGCCACCGCGTTCGGCAGCTGGCGCCTGGCCGTGCTGGTGCTGCTCACCCTGCCGATGGCGCTGATGGGCGGGGTGCTCGCGGCGTGGCTCGGCGGCGGCGTCCTCTCGCTCGGCTCGCTGGTCGGCTTCTTCACCGTGCTCGGCATCGCGGCCCGCAACGGCATCCTCATGATCAACCACTTCCAGCACCTGGAACGGGAGGAGGGCGAGACGTTCGGCCCGGCCCTGGTGCTGCGCGGCGCGCAGGAACGGCTCGCGCCGATCCTGATGACTTCACTCGCTGCCGCGCTCGCGCTGGTTCCGCTCGCGATCGCGGGAAACCTGCCCGGGCACGAGATCGAGCACCCCATGGCGATCGTGATCATCGGCGGGCTCGTCACTTCGACCCTGCTGAACCTGTTCGTCACGCCATCGCTGTACCTCCGGTTCGGCAAACGACGCCGCACCGGTGACGAGCCGGCCATTCCGGCAAACGGCTGA
- a CDS encoding sensor histidine kinase, translated as MAGKRLGTVRVRLTVLAVLVVGLGLLAGSAVVVTLVRQNLTANAENLAQQRARDTAAQLVSARTTHVPLGTALVQVVDRNGRVIAAGSALAGRGPLLPRWPDGSGPVILANPGIEEDHDYTVASVAVTVGFDSLAVYAASSLDPATEAVDATTSALMISSPVLLAGIAVLSWLLVGRTLRPVEAMRREVAGIGAGELARRVPEPAAADEVGLLSRTMNAMLGRLQSSAERQSRFVADAAHELRSPVSGMLARLEVGLAHPDRTDWLRLARDTHQEAARLAAMTDELLVLSKMDGIPGTTGPVDLDELVLAETESLGARGKVRVELSPFTPARLPGRPDELRRLIRNLLDNAERHATSRVVVGLSTEDGHVELTVTDDGAGIPAAERERVFDRFHRLDAARTRDSGGAGLGLAIVREVAAGHGGSAWVADSPGGAEVHVRLPRGRA; from the coding sequence ATGGCGGGTAAGCGGCTCGGCACGGTCCGGGTCCGGCTGACCGTGCTGGCGGTACTCGTGGTCGGGCTCGGCCTGCTCGCCGGGAGTGCGGTCGTCGTGACGCTGGTCCGGCAGAACCTCACGGCCAACGCCGAGAACCTGGCGCAGCAGCGGGCTCGCGACACCGCCGCCCAGCTGGTCTCCGCCAGGACGACCCATGTGCCGCTGGGCACCGCCTTGGTCCAGGTCGTCGACCGGAACGGGCGAGTGATCGCGGCGGGGTCCGCGCTGGCCGGGCGCGGCCCGCTGCTGCCGCGATGGCCGGACGGTTCGGGGCCGGTGATCCTCGCAAACCCGGGCATCGAAGAGGACCACGACTACACGGTCGCGAGCGTGGCGGTGACCGTCGGCTTCGACTCGCTGGCCGTCTACGCGGCGAGTTCGCTGGACCCGGCCACCGAAGCGGTCGACGCGACGACGTCGGCGCTGATGATCAGTTCCCCGGTGCTGCTGGCGGGGATCGCGGTGCTGTCGTGGCTGCTGGTCGGGCGCACGCTGCGGCCGGTCGAGGCGATGCGCCGCGAGGTGGCCGGCATCGGCGCCGGCGAGCTGGCACGGCGCGTGCCCGAACCGGCGGCCGCGGACGAGGTCGGCCTCCTGTCCCGGACGATGAACGCGATGCTCGGCAGGCTGCAGTCCTCGGCCGAGCGGCAGTCCCGGTTCGTCGCCGACGCCGCGCACGAGCTGCGGAGCCCGGTCTCGGGCATGCTGGCGCGGCTGGAGGTCGGCCTGGCACACCCGGACCGGACCGACTGGCTGCGGCTGGCTCGCGACACCCACCAGGAAGCCGCACGACTGGCCGCCATGACGGACGAGTTGCTCGTGTTGTCCAAAATGGACGGTATACCGGGCACCACCGGGCCGGTCGACCTCGACGAGCTCGTGCTCGCCGAGACGGAGTCACTGGGTGCGCGCGGGAAGGTGCGGGTCGAGCTCTCGCCGTTCACCCCGGCCCGGCTGCCCGGACGCCCGGACGAGCTGCGGCGCCTGATCCGGAACCTGCTGGACAACGCCGAGCGGCACGCGACGTCCCGGGTGGTCGTCGGACTGTCCACGGAGGACGGACACGTGGAGCTGACGGTGACCGACGACGGCGCCGGGATCCCGGCCGCGGAACGCGAGCGCGTGTTCGACCGCTTCCACCGCCTGGACGCGGCCCGCACCCGCGACAGCGGCGGCGCGGGCCTCGGGCTGGCGATCGTCCGCGAAGTCGCGGCCGGCCACGGCGGTTCGGCCTGGGTGGCCGACTCCCCCGGCGGCGCCGAGGTCCACGTCCGCTTGCCCCGGGGTCGTGCGTGA
- a CDS encoding ABC transporter permease, whose translation MSTRIVAAQEARDLWLSGRAPTLLFAFSLLVSAITYFTAIDQTLNFLEHKEAVNYTLQIAVGVGVLVTLVVSADGISGERERGTLECLLLTPVPRRSIVLGKLIAALSVWFGAFVVTVPYIWVLGNGISLVTGALVLALAVGSVLAAGLAAVGLLISAVSGSNKASLAISLFLMLALFAPTQLPGGLPRGWFFDVLTRANPIASGLHYVGLVLVSGHAWTRELGYLVSPVVVLVVATAVLTGWSPRLVRLFPGVRTA comes from the coding sequence ATGAGCACCCGGATCGTGGCCGCGCAGGAGGCCCGGGACCTGTGGCTGAGCGGGCGAGCACCGACCCTGCTGTTCGCGTTCAGCCTGCTGGTCAGCGCGATCACGTACTTCACCGCGATCGACCAGACGCTGAACTTCCTGGAACACAAGGAAGCCGTCAACTACACGCTGCAGATCGCGGTCGGTGTCGGCGTCCTGGTGACGCTCGTGGTCAGCGCCGACGGCATCAGCGGCGAACGCGAACGCGGCACCCTCGAATGCCTGCTGCTCACTCCGGTGCCGCGGCGCTCGATCGTACTGGGCAAGCTCATCGCGGCGCTTTCGGTGTGGTTCGGCGCTTTCGTCGTCACCGTGCCCTACATCTGGGTGCTCGGGAACGGCATTTCGCTGGTGACCGGCGCACTCGTGCTCGCGCTGGCCGTCGGCAGCGTGCTCGCCGCCGGGCTGGCCGCGGTGGGCCTGTTGATCAGCGCGGTGTCCGGCAGCAACAAGGCCAGCCTGGCGATCAGCCTGTTCCTGATGCTCGCGCTGTTCGCGCCGACGCAGCTGCCCGGCGGGCTGCCGCGCGGCTGGTTCTTCGACGTGCTGACCCGGGCCAACCCGATCGCGTCCGGGCTGCACTACGTCGGCCTGGTGCTGGTCAGCGGACATGCCTGGACGCGGGAACTCGGCTATCTCGTGTCCCCGGTGGTCGTCCTCGTCGTCGCCACGGCCGTGCTGACCGGCTGGAGCCCACGGCTCGTCCGGCTTTTCCCGGGGGTGAGGACGGCATGA